The sequence GAATCCGCGGGTGGCGAAAAAGTCGATGCTCGAGAAATGGAAGCGCACGCCGAAGTTCGCCGTGCGCAAGTATAGCCGGTGCCGCCGGTGCGGTCGGCCACGTGCCGTCTACCGGCGCCTGGGGTTGTGCCGGTTGTGTCTGCGGCAGCTGGCGTACCGGGGCGAGATCCCTGGGATGATGAAGGCAAGCTGGTAAGGGGGGTAACGCCGTGGGTGGAGTGGTCACGGATTCGATAGCGGACATGCTGACCCGGCTGCGGAATGCGAACGCCGCCAAGCACGACAATGTCCTTGTTCCGGCAAGCCGGATGAAGCAGGAGATCGCCAAGATCCTGAAGGCGGAGGGTTTCATCGCCGACTTCCAGGTCGTCGAGCGCAAGCCGCAGAGCCAGTTGCGACTGCTGCTCCGCTATGGTCCCAAGCGCCAGCAGATTCTAACCGGTATCCGGCGCGTGAGCCGGCCTGGCCTGCGGTTCTATGCGAAGCGGCTGGCCGTTCCCCGGGTGAGGGGAGGGCTGGGCGTGGCAATCATTTCAACGTCCCGCGGGATCATGACCGACAAGGAAGCCCGTCAGAGCGGCGTGGGCGGGGAGGTCATCTGCTATGTTTGGTAGTCAGTGGGCGGGGAGGGAGTAGCCATGTCACGCATCGGGCGCATGCCCGTCACCCTGCCCGCGGGCGTAGACGTCACGGTGAGCGGCCGTAGCGTCGAGGTACGCGGCCCCAAGGGGAACCTGGCCCGCCAGATCCACCCCGACATGCGTGTCGCGGTCGAGGGCGGCGTCGTGACGGTTGCCCGGCCGACCGAGCAGAAGTTCCACCGCGCGCTGCATGGGCTGACCCGTGCGCTGATCGCCAACATGGTGAAGGGCGTGGTGGAGGGTTTCAGGATTGATCTGGAGATCCACGGCGTCGGATACAGGGCTACCAAGCAGGGGCGTGGGCTGGTTCTGCAGGTGGGGTATTCTCACACCGTTGAGCTGACCCCGCCCGAGGGAGTAGAGTTGGTGATCCCGCAACCCAACCGGATCTCGGTGACCGGCAACGACAAGGAAGCGGTGGGACAGTTCGCGGCCACCCTGCGGGCGGTCCGGCGCCCAGATCCCTACAAGGGCAAAGGAATCCGGTACGCTGGAGAACGGTTGCGTCTGAAGGCCGGCAAGGCCGGGCGCACAGCCGGGAAGGCGTAGGGAGGTCAGAGAGAACGAGATGTACACTCTACCCGATCGCAACGCCCTTCGACGCCGGAGGCACATGCGCTCCCGGCGGCGGTTG comes from bacterium and encodes:
- a CDS encoding type Z 30S ribosomal protein S14; its protein translation is MAKKSMLEKWKRTPKFAVRKYSRCRRCGRPRAVYRRLGLCRLCLRQLAYRGEIPGMMKASW
- the rpsH gene encoding 30S ribosomal protein S8, translated to MGGVVTDSIADMLTRLRNANAAKHDNVLVPASRMKQEIAKILKAEGFIADFQVVERKPQSQLRLLLRYGPKRQQILTGIRRVSRPGLRFYAKRLAVPRVRGGLGVAIISTSRGIMTDKEARQSGVGGEVICYVW
- the rplF gene encoding 50S ribosomal protein L6, coding for MSRIGRMPVTLPAGVDVTVSGRSVEVRGPKGNLARQIHPDMRVAVEGGVVTVARPTEQKFHRALHGLTRALIANMVKGVVEGFRIDLEIHGVGYRATKQGRGLVLQVGYSHTVELTPPEGVELVIPQPNRISVTGNDKEAVGQFAATLRAVRRPDPYKGKGIRYAGERLRLKAGKAGRTAGKA